One genomic window of Bacillus mycoides includes the following:
- a CDS encoding DUF3951 domain-containing protein: MDPLLLATIGLPLTIVILVIIGFYKLFIKKKRVTSFYTPFDNITGQTISEFHEEQKVLVSEDEDGDGKKKK, encoded by the coding sequence ATGGATCCCTTACTTCTAGCCACCATAGGATTGCCATTAACAATTGTCATACTCGTAATCATCGGCTTCTACAAACTCTTCATTAAGAAGAAACGTGTCACTTCTTTTTATACTCCATTCGATAATATTACTGGACAAACAATTTCAGAATTTCACGAAGAACAGAAGGTATTAGTATCCGAGGATGAAGACGGAGATGGCAAGAAGAAAAAATAA